The nucleotide window CGAGTTCGATCTGACGCCGGCGCAAGCGCTGGCGCTCAGACGACTGGAGCCGAACACGCCGCTGCCCATGAACACGCTGGCCGAGGCGATGCTGTGCGATGCCTCGAACGTCACCGGGATCGTCGACAAGCTGGAGGCGCGCGGCCTCATCGAACGCCGGGCCATCGAGCACGATCGGCGGGTGAAGATGCTGGTGGTCACCAAGCGCGGCGAGGATCTGCGCCGGAAATTCCTGCAGCGCAGCTCGCAACCGCCGCCGCTGGTCGCCACCTTGACCAGCGAGGATCACCGCCAGCTGAGCGAGATCCTCGAGCGGTTGCTGGCGGCGCGGGCTTAGGTCGAAGATTTAGAACAACGAGTGATTGGGCCGCTCCGGGCGATTTGCGCCTGCCTGGAGTGCCTTGGTCGGGCCAGAACTATGAAGCGGCGGCGGGAGCGGCGGCGGCAGCGGCGGGAGCGGCGGGAGCGGCGGCGGCCTTCTTGCGGCGGACGATCTTCTTGCGGGCCTTGGCGGCCACGCGGCGCTGCTTCTTCGGAGCGGTGGTGCCATCCATCTTCTTCGCGCGGCGCGCCTCGCGGAATCTCCTGATCTTCAATTTGGGAAGATCTTTGTGCTTCGCGCAGACCATTCCAAAGACAGGCGCCGCGGGATTCGTGCAACCAGGCACCGGGCACAGTTGCTTGGGGGCTTTCTTTCGTGGCTTCTTCTTCGGCGTCCAGGCGGCGGACAACGCCGCCGACTTTGGCGGGCGACCACGGCGTGCCGGAATCTGGCCATTACCTCCCAGGGCGGCAGCGACAGCGTGGCGGGCGCGTTCCATGATTTGCGCCTCAATGACCTGCGCCAACTGATTGGTGAAATTCTCGACAACAGTGCGGAGTTCAGACATGCGCGGCATTGTAAACGAGGCCTTCTGCAATTGCAGCCACAACCTCGAACATTTTTTTGTGTTAGCTTCGCGCCCGGCCCGACCAGGCACAAATTGGGGGAGGTGTCGCATGGCATACGAAAGTCTGTCTCTGTCCGAATTGATCCCGGCAACCGAAGAAGAGATCTATTCCGCTTGGCTGAGCAGCGACCAGCACTCCGCTTTCACCGGCGACGAAGCGTCGATCGATCCAGTGATCGGGGGAAAACACATTGCTTATGGCGGCTATGCCCAAGGGGCGATCGTCGATTTACAGCCCAGCCGCCGCATCGTACAGACCTGGCGAACCAGCGACTTTCCGGAAGGCAGCCCGGATTCCCGTCTGGAAGTAACCCTAGAGCCGACAGTGGGCGGCACCATGGTGACGGTGCTGCACACAGAGATCCCCGAGGGCCAAAGCGACAGTTACCGAGAAGGCTGGGTTAAATACTATTTTGACCCTCTCAAGAAATATTTCGCCGAAAAGAGCGGGGACGACGCCGAGGACGTGCTCGACGACCTGTTGGCGACGGCGCCCGCCAATGGTATTTCGTCCCACAACGGTGGCCCGGCCAAGTTGACGGGCCGCGCAAAGAAGGCGCCCACCCCCCAACCAAAATCCGCCAAAGAGACGGCAAAGGTCCAGCCGAAAGCAAAACCGAAAGCCAAATCAAACGTCAAGGCCAAGGTCAAGGCCAAGGCCAAGCCAAAGCCCAAAGCGAAGCCGAAGACAAAAACGAAAACCAAGGCCAAATTGACGGCAAAATCCGCCAAAAAGCCGACGCCCAAACGCAGACCGGCGGCCCGGATGGCGGCGAAGAAAGCAACCCGCGGCCGAGAGAGCAAATCACCGGCGCGGTCCAAGAAAAAGAAACGGTAGCAGGACAGTCCGGCGCATGGTTTCCGTTTGGTCAACCAGTGACCAAACGGACGCTTTCGTCGTAAAGAGCACCGCCTTCACCAATGTCGGTGACGCGGGCCTGCAACAAAGTATTGGCGCAGCGGCCGCTGCGCCAGTGTCCGCCTTTGGGCACGATGGCCACATCCCGGCGTTGGCGTTGATCGCAACGAACACGGACGGTGAGTGACCCGATCGCTGATTGCAACTGTGCCTTCGCCCCGCCGGCCAAGGCCTGCAGGATCACCGGGTCCCCGGCCAGGTCGTCGGCCGCCGTCACCGGCACGTCCGCGTCGCGGCACCACTCGCCGGAGCTCCGGCGTGCCGCCAAGGCGCGAAAACGATCCAGATTGTCGCAATAACCATCCGCCGCTGGATCGATCAATCCCCGATCAAACAAGCGCCGAGCCACCGCCATGGCCAGCGCGAAATCTCCTCCCGGTCCTGGTTGCCCAGTAGTGTTCGCAAAGCCTGGCGGTGCGGTGGTGAACCGGATCAATCAACGTCAACCGCGCCCCGCCCGCCTGGGCGTCCCGCAGGACCGGGATGGTGTGCGGGCTGGAAACGAAGACGTTCTTGCCCGACAGCAGAATTTGCCGGGCGTTCACCAGATCGTCCAGGCCGTGGCTCTCTGACTCTCCAAAGTCTGCTGTCTGGGCGGCTTCGCCGGCGCCTGAACAAATGTCGCCGCGTTTGGTGGCACCCTGGACCAAACAGCCGAAAAAATCGATCAATGAGCTGGCCAAAAATCCCCAACGAGCCACCACTGTGATAGTGACAGTTGACGCTGGCCCAGATTGGTCGCGGAACGTGGTTAGCCGCTCGGCAATCAAATCCAAAGCAGCGTCCCACGAGACAGGTTGAAATTCGCCGCCCGCTCCCCGCACCAGGGGCGTGACGATGCGATCGGTCGCGTACTGCAGATTGAGAAAATGATTGGTGCGCCAGCAAAGAAACCCGCGCGTCACCGGGTGGTCGCGATCGCCGGCCAGCTTGATCACCCGCCCGTCCTGCACCGTGGCGACGATCGAGCAGGCGTCGGGACAGTCGCGGTTGCAGACCGTGTTGCGCGTCTCGGTGACCGCTTCGCCTTGGGCCATACGCCGACGCTAACAAAGACGGCGCGGTGGCCGCGGCGCCACCGTCGTGGAAATCAGCGCTTGATGAAGCTGCGATAGGCCAGCAAGCCCGACAGGCTGAAGCCAATCACGATGACCAACGCGCGGATCACGCGCGCCGGCGCCCGCCGCGCCACCCGCGCCCCGATGAAGCCGCCGGCGATCGCCCCGCCCGTCATCAGCAGCGCCGCCCAGCCGTCGACCAGGCCCGAGGCGATGAAGTAGATCGACGCCACGCCGTTCACCAGCGCGGCCAGCAGGTTCTTTATGCCGTTCATCCCGTGAATGTCCGTCGAGGCAATCAGCGACAGGAAGGCCAGCGTGATGATTCCCATCGCCGCGCCGAAATAGCCGCCGTAAATGCCGACCAGCAGCTGACAGAGCACCACCGTCGCCAAACGAGCAGGCGATGTCGGCGCGCCCGGTTGCGGCTTGGGGGCGTGCCGCAGGATCACCCCTTGCAGCAGAATGATCAGCGTGGCGCCCAGCACCAGCCAGGGAATCAAAGCGTCGAACAGCCGCTGCGAGGTGTGGTGCAGGATATAGGCGCCCGCCAGCGCGCCCACCGTGGCCGGCGGTGCCAGCAGTGCGACCAGGCGGCGATCGGCCTTCAGCTCGCGGCGGTAGCCCCAGGCCGACGCCAGCGAACCCGGCGTCAGCGCCACCGCGTTGGTGACGTTGGCGGCGATCGACGGCAGGCCCCAGGCCATGGCGGCTGGAAACGAGATCAGCGTGCCGCCGCCGGCGACGGCGTTGATCGCCCCCGCGACCGCCGCCGAACCCACCAGCAAACCGTGGCGAACGATGTCCATGCCGGTTTTCTATCAGCGTTCCCAGTCAAGCTGGCGGCGAAACCGCTTCTCCGCGTCGGCGATGGCGTGGCGATAGCCGTCGGGATCAATGAACGGATTCTTCGCCGGCGGCGGTTGCGACTGCAGGCGTTCGACTTTGTCCGACAGGTGAAAGAAATGGCTGTGCGCGCCCAGGAAAACGTCGCAGGGCAACGCCTTCCACACGGCAAAGCTGCGTTCAAAGTCCGGGACGATCTCCGGATAGCGCTGATTGCCGATCAGGTGAACGCCGTCGTTGACGTTGGCGCTGGGAAAAAACACCACGTTCAGGTCCCGTCCGCCGTCGTGAACCACCATGGTCCAGGTGGTGGCGCCGCGGGTGTGGCCCGGCGTCAGGTGCGCGGTCATGGTGACGCCTCCCAGCGAAACCTTCGCGCCGTCGTCGATGATGCGGTCGACGGGACACGGGGTCCACGAATAGACGCCGTCGTAGACCGGCTCGCCGCGGCCGCCGCCTTCCACCACCGGCGCGTCGGGCCGCGCCACCACCACCCGGGCGCCGGTCAGCTGGCGGACCAGGGCGTGCGCCTGCACGTGATCGATGTGGGCGTGGCTGGCCAGCAGGATCTTGATGTCTTCCATTCGGAAGCCCAGCTTGGCGATGTTGTCGCGCAGGCGCGGCACGCTGGCTTCGAACCCTGAATCCAGCAGGATGTGGCCGGCCGGCGTGGTGATGAGAAAGATGGCGATGTCGCTGCTGCCGACATAGTGAATGTTGTCGATGACGGTGAAGGGCGGGAATTCCTGGTTCCACGGCTGCATGTGGCGCGGTACGCCCGCCTGACCGACGGCGCAACCGGCCGGCAAGGCCAGCAGCGCCGCCAGCCAAAGATGGCGAGCGCGATTGCGAAGCTGACCCATCAGCGCCGAAGTATAAGCGGTCGCGTCGCCGATCATTCGGGCGGCGCGCGTTCGAACCACAGATCGCGCCGCGCGGTCGGGTTGGGTCCGCCACCGGCGGCGTGGCCAACGAACAGCTTTCCGTCGATGACAGCGATCTCGACGGCGGGCGGGCCGACGCGGCCGCGGCGTTCAAAGCGCAGATGCTGGCCGTCGGCGTGCAAGCGCGAAAAAGAAAAGCCGGCCGCGCCCTCTTCCCATCGCAACGTCCAGGAGGCGCCGGCGCGTTTCAGTTGATAGACGGAGACCAGCCGGCGGCTCTCCCCGCGCTGGACATCGAAGACCACGCCACGCAGCTCGCCGCCGACGGCGGTCCAGGTCAGCTCGAGGCGACCGTTTTGATGCGGGCGCAACCAGCGGCCCACCAGCCACGAAGGATCGCTGGCGGGCGCCGCCGCCGTCGCCGCTGCTGCGCCACCACTGGCCAGCCCCGTCAGCAGCAACGACGCCGCCCACGCGACGCCCCACCCGGCCCGCGGGGAGGCTCGCGGGCACCGGCCGGCGCGGGGCCGATGCTTGCAGCCAGACAACTTTCCAGTATAAAAGACCGGCGCCCTTTGAAAGCCCGACGCATATCGCACGGGTATAGTGGGCGCCAGGTGGGAAGATGAGCGCAAGCAGAACGTGGAAAGAAACCTTGGGGAAGGCCATCCCCGAGGATCTCGGCCGAGAGATCGACATTTTCGAAACGCAGATCGAGCTGCGCAAGAAGCTGAAGATCGAAGAGAAGCTGTTCGCCGAGACCCGCCTGCGCCGCGGCGCCTATGGTCAACGTTACGACAACGGCCAGCGCCACGACGGCGAGAAGACCCAGGCCCTGCTGTTCCCTTCGCGCGAGATCACCAAGGGCCCGACCACGATGTGGGACGCGCCTGGAATGCAGCGGATCAAGATCCCGATGGGCCGCCTCGCCGCCGATCAACTGGACACGCTGGCCGACGTGGCCGAGGAATATTCCGACCGCATCCTGCACGTCACCACCCGCCAGGATTTCCAGCTGCACTTCGTGCACATCGAAGACACGCCCGACCTGCACCGTCGGCTGTCCACCGTCGGCATCACCACGCGTGAGGCGTGCGGCAACACGGTCCGCAACGTCACCGCCTGCCCGTACGCCGGCGTTTGCCGCGAAGAGAAGTTCGACGTCACGCCGTATGCCCACGCCATCACCTATTTCTTGCTGGGCCACGACGACACCCAGGACTTTGGCCGCAAGGTGAAGGTGGCGTTCTCGGGCTGCAAAGAGAACGCCTGCGGCCTGACCAACTTTCACGACATGGGAGCCATCGCCCGCACGCGCGTCGAGGGCGGAAAAGTGAAACGCGGGTTCGAATATTATGTCGGCGGGGGCCTGGGCGCGGTGCCGCAGGCGGCGTTGCTGTTCGATGAATTTCTGCCCGAGGAGGAATTGCTGCCCATCTCGCAAGCGGTCAGCCGCGTCTTCGCCCGCCTGGGCGAGCGCGCCAACCGCGCCCGCGCCCGCCTGAAGTTCCTGGTCAAGAAGCTGGGTATCGATGATTTCAAGCGCCTGGTGCTGGAAGAGCGCGCCAAGCTGCGCGTCGATCCGCGCTGGACGGCGTTCCTGGCCGATCTGCACGCCACCGACGAAAAACCGCTGCGTCCGCCGGGGCCGCTGCCGACCACCAACCTACCCGACGGCTTTGCCCGCTGGCGCGAGAGCAACGTGGTGCCGCAACGACAGGACGGCTACGTGATGGCCGTGATCACCTTGCCGCTCGGCGATCTGACCTCAGAGCAAGCGCGCGCGTTGGCCGATGTGGCGCGCCAGTACACCGGCAACACCATGCGCACCACCGTCGATCAGAACCTGCTGCTTCGCTGGGTCAGTGAGGCGGATCTGCCGGCGGTGTATCAGGCGCTGGTGACGATCGATCTCGCCAAACCGGGCGCCGGTTCCATCGCCGACATCACGGCGTGCCCGGGCACGGACACCTGCAAGCTGGGCATCTCGTCATCGCGTTCGCTGGCGGCCCAGCTGACGAAAGAGCTGGCGGCCTCGGGATTGGATCGCGATCCCAATGCCAAGCACCTGCACATCAAGACCAGCGGCTGCTTCAATTCGTGCGGCCAGCACCACGTCGCCGATATGGGGTTTCTCGGCGTCAGCCGCAACGTGGGCGGGCGCCGGGTGCCGCATTTTCAGCTGGTCGTCGGCGGTCAATGGACCAACAACGGCGGCAGCTATGGCCTGGCCATCGGCGCGGTTCCGTCAAAGCGCGTGCCCGAGATGGTCAAGCGCTTGACCACCCGTTACGCCAAGGAACGACAAGGCGAGGAGACCTTCGCCGCCTTCACCACCCGCATCGGCAAGAAGACCATCCGCGCCATGGTGGAAGAGCTGCAGGCGCTGCCGACCTACGATCAAGATCCCAGCTACTACAGCGACTGGGGCGATCCGCGCGAGTACACCATCTCTGACATGGGCGAAGGCGAGTGCGCCGGCGAGGTGGTGCCCATCGTCGAGGTCGGCCTGGCGGCGGCCGAGCGCGAGATCTTCGAATCGCAGATCTTGCTCGACGAAAGCAAGCTGCAGGGCGCCGCCGACCGCGCCTTCAGCGCCATGCTGCAGGCGGCCCGCGCCCTGACGCGAGAAAAGGCGCCCAACCTGGGCACCGACGCGGCGGAGATCGTGGCCGAGTTCCGCAGGCATTTTTACGACACGCGCCTATTCTTCGATCCGTTCGCCGGCGGCAAGTTCGCGCATTATTTTTTCCGCGCCAACGACGACCGCGAAAAGACCGCCACCAAGGACACCGTCCACCAGCTGATCGAAGAGGCGACGCTGTTCGTCGACGCCGCCCACCAGTGCTACCTGCGCCTCGGCGCCGCGCTGGGCGGTCCGGCCGCGGCGGTCACAGTCCGCTCTTAATCGCCCGCTACAAAGACGAGAACGAAAAATGGACGCGCACAAGCTGCAACTGAAGATCTTCGTTTCGCCCGACAGCGCCCGTGGCGTCGAGCTGGAGTCGTTCATCCCGGTGTTTCACCGCTGGATCAAGGACCACACGCTGCCCGAGCTGACCATCGACGTGGCGAACTATGCCCACGTGCCGAAGGGGCCGGGCGTGGTGCTGATCGGCCACGGTTCGGACTATTTCGTGGATGAAGCGGATGGTCGCCTGGGACTTCTGCACAACCGCAAGCGGGCGGGTCTACCGCCGACGGAGCGGCTGTCGGATCTGGCGCGGCGGACGCTGCACGTGGCGGCGCTGCTGGAACGCGACCCGGCGTTGGGCGGCAAGTTGCGGTTCTCGACCGGCGAGCTGCTGTTCCGGATCAACGATCGCCTGGCGGCGCCAAACATGCCGGCCACTTTCGCGGCGCTCAAGGGCGAGCTGGACACACTGGCGGCCGGTCTTTTCGCCGGTCCGTTTCAGCTGGCGCCGGTGGGCGGACCGAAGGACCTTTTCACCGTGCGCATCACCAGCGCCACCGCGCCGGCGCTGGGCACATTATTGGAACGCGCCGGCGGACCGCCGGACGCCGACGCTTCGCTGGTGCCGTAAAAGCCAATCCCACCGCGAAGGCGCCGGCGTCACGATGGACGCCGTCCATACCTGGATCCCGTAACGCCGTTCCAGTAACGCCGTATCGATTGGTGTCCCCGCCGTCGCCGCAGGCGATGATTCGGGGTAAAAACACTCTCAGGAGACCATCACATGACACACCTCGAGTCGCTGAAGAAATACACGGTGATCGTGGCCGACACCGGTGATCTGGAAGCCATCGCCAAGCACAAACCGCAGGACGCCACCACCAATCCATCTCTTCTGCTGAAGGCGTCGCAACAGCCGGCCTACCGCCACCTGGTCGACGAGGCGCTCGCTTACGGGGCGAAACAGCCGGGCGACGATGCGCACCGCACGGCTGCCTTCATGGACAAGATGGCCGTGAACTTCGGGTGCGAGGTCCTGAAGCTGGTCGCCGGCCGCGTCTCGACCGAGGTCGACGCTACCTACTCTTTCGACACCGAAGGGTCGATCAAAAAGGCGCGCGAGTTCATCGAGCTTTACCGCCAAGCGGGCGTCGATCGAAACCGCATCCTGATCAAGCTCGGCACCACCTGGGAAGGCATCAAGGCCGCCGAGCAGCTGGAGAAGGAAGGCATCCACTGCAACATGACGCTGCTGTTTTCGTTCGCTCAGGCGGTGGCCTGTGCGGAAGCCAAGGTCACCTTGATCTCGCCATTCGTCGGACGAATCTACGATTTCTATCTCAAAGACCGCGGCGTGAAGGACATCCCGCCCGGGGAAGATCCCGGCGTGGCTTCGGTGGTGCGCATCTACAACCACTACAAGAAGTTCGATTACAAGACCCAGGTGATGGGCGCCAGCTTTCGCAAGGCCGATCAGATCGAGCTTTTGGCCGGCTGCGATCTGCTGACCATCAGCCCAGAACTTCTGACCGAGCTCGGCAATCGCCAAGGCGAGATCGAGCGCCGCCTGTCGCCCGAGATCGCCAAGGCCAGCGACGCCCAGCCCGTTCACCTGGACGAAAAAACCTTCCGCTTCCAGCACAACGAAGACCCGATGGCCGTCGACAAGCTGGCCGACGGCATCCGCAAGTTCAACGCCGACGCCCGCAAGCTGGAAAAGTGGGCCAGCGGACTGATGGCGAAAGCCGCCTGAGGGGTTCTAAAGCACGGGCTAGACGCGCCGGCTTTTCCATTCATTGATCAGCGCGTTCGTCGAGGCATCGTGCGAGATCACCGCCCGATCGTCGTCCAGCTCGGGAATGATCGCGTTGGCCAGTTTCTTTCCCAGCTCGACGCCCCATTGATCGAATGAATTGACCTGCCAGATGGCGCCCTGGACGAAGATCTTGTGTTCGTACAGCGCCACCAGCTTGCCCAGCGTCTTCGGATCCAGGCGCTGATACAGGATCGAATTCGTCGGACGGTTGCCGGTGAACACCTTGTGCGGAGCCAGCGCTTCCAGCGCCGCGCCGGAGAGGCCTTGCGCCGCCACCTCGGCGCGCGCCTCCTCGGCGGTGCGGCCTTTCATCAGCGCCTCGGTCTGGGCGAAAAAGTTGGCCAGCAGCAGCTTGTGGTGCTGACCGATCGGGTTGTGGGTCTCGACGGCGGCCAAGAAATCGCAGGGGATCAAACGCGTACCCTGGTGGATCAGTTGATAGAAGGCGTGCTGACCGTTCGTTCCCGGCTCGCCCCAGATCACCGGCCCGGTCTGATAAGCGGTGATGGGCTGGCTGTCCAGGGTGACGCCTTTGCCGTTTGATTCCATGTCGCCCTGCTGCAAATAGGCGGCGAAGCGGTGCATGTACTGGTCATACGGCAGCACCGCGTGCGAGGCCGCGCCGAAGAAGTTGGCGTACCACACGCCCAGAAGGGCCATGGTGACCGGGAGGTTCTGCTCCAGCGGGGCGGTCCGAAAATGTTCGTCGACCTCGAACGCGCCTTCCAGCAGGTGTTCGAAGTTTTGAAAGCCGATGGACAGCGCGATCGACAGCCCGATCGACGACCACAGCGAATAGCGGCCGCCCACCCAGTCCCAGAACACGAACATGTTCTGCGCGTCGATCCCGAACTTCGTCACCTCCTTGGTGTTGGTCGACAGCGCAACAAAGTGCTTGGCCACGTGCGCGTCGGCCTGGGCCGTCTCCAGGAACCAGCGCCGCGCGGTCAGGGCGTTGGTCATGGTCTCTTGCGTGGTGAAGGTCTTCGAGGCGATCAGGAACAGCGTCGTTTCGGGTGACACCCGCTTGAGCGTCTCGGCCATGTGCGTGCCGTCGACGTTCGACACAAAGTGCATGGTCAACTCGGGGTGACCGTACGGCCGCAGCGCTTCGGTGACCATCAGCGGGCCCAGGTCCGAACCGCCGATGCCGACGTTGACCACGTCGCGAATGCGCTGGCCGCTGTAGCCGGTCCAGGCGCCGCTGCGGACGGCGTCGCTGA belongs to Polyangia bacterium and includes:
- a CDS encoding MarR family transcriptional regulator, with the protein product MIKTAAASAGSDAPSRAKVTAEEAARRAWHLLGEVALTLRAAWVDIAAEFDLTPAQALALRRLEPNTPLPMNTLAEAMLCDASNVTGIVDKLEARGLIERRAIEHDRRVKMLVVTKRGEDLRRKFLQRSSQPPPLVATLTSEDHRQLSEILERLLAARA
- a CDS encoding SRPBCC family protein is translated as MAYESLSLSELIPATEEEIYSAWLSSDQHSAFTGDEASIDPVIGGKHIAYGGYAQGAIVDLQPSRRIVQTWRTSDFPEGSPDSRLEVTLEPTVGGTMVTVLHTEIPEGQSDSYREGWVKYYFDPLKKYFAEKSGDDAEDVLDDLLATAPANGISSHNGGPAKLTGRAKKAPTPQPKSAKETAKVQPKAKPKAKSNVKAKVKAKAKPKPKAKPKTKTKTKAKLTAKSAKKPTPKRRPAARMAAKKATRGRESKSPARSKKKKR
- a CDS encoding molybdopterin-dependent oxidoreductase, translating into MAQGEAVTETRNTVCNRDCPDACSIVATVQDGRVIKLAGDRDHPVTRGFLCWRTNHFLNLQYATDRIVTPLVRGAGGEFQPVSWDAALDLIAERLTTFRDQSGPASTVTITVVARWGFLASSLIDFFGCLVQGATKRGDICSGAGEAAQTADFGESESHGLDDLVNARQILLSGKNVFVSSPHTIPVLRDAQAGGARLTLIDPVHHRTARLCEHYWATRTGRRFRAGHGGGSALV
- a CDS encoding sulfite exporter TauE/SafE family protein: MDIVRHGLLVGSAAVAGAINAVAGGGTLISFPAAMAWGLPSIAANVTNAVALTPGSLASAWGYRRELKADRRLVALLAPPATVGALAGAYILHHTSQRLFDALIPWLVLGATLIILLQGVILRHAPKPQPGAPTSPARLATVVLCQLLVGIYGGYFGAAMGIITLAFLSLIASTDIHGMNGIKNLLAALVNGVASIYFIASGLVDGWAALLMTGGAIAGGFIGARVARRAPARVIRALVIVIGFSLSGLLAYRSFIKR
- the bla gene encoding subclass B3 metallo-beta-lactamase, translating into MGQLRNRARHLWLAALLALPAGCAVGQAGVPRHMQPWNQEFPPFTVIDNIHYVGSSDIAIFLITTPAGHILLDSGFEASVPRLRDNIAKLGFRMEDIKILLASHAHIDHVQAHALVRQLTGARVVVARPDAPVVEGGGRGEPVYDGVYSWTPCPVDRIIDDGAKVSLGGVTMTAHLTPGHTRGATTWTMVVHDGGRDLNVVFFPSANVNDGVHLIGNQRYPEIVPDFERSFAVWKALPCDVFLGAHSHFFHLSDKVERLQSQPPPAKNPFIDPDGYRHAIADAEKRFRRQLDWER
- a CDS encoding nitrite/sulfite reductase, encoding MSASRTWKETLGKAIPEDLGREIDIFETQIELRKKLKIEEKLFAETRLRRGAYGQRYDNGQRHDGEKTQALLFPSREITKGPTTMWDAPGMQRIKIPMGRLAADQLDTLADVAEEYSDRILHVTTRQDFQLHFVHIEDTPDLHRRLSTVGITTREACGNTVRNVTACPYAGVCREEKFDVTPYAHAITYFLLGHDDTQDFGRKVKVAFSGCKENACGLTNFHDMGAIARTRVEGGKVKRGFEYYVGGGLGAVPQAALLFDEFLPEEELLPISQAVSRVFARLGERANRARARLKFLVKKLGIDDFKRLVLEERAKLRVDPRWTAFLADLHATDEKPLRPPGPLPTTNLPDGFARWRESNVVPQRQDGYVMAVITLPLGDLTSEQARALADVARQYTGNTMRTTVDQNLLLRWVSEADLPAVYQALVTIDLAKPGAGSIADITACPGTDTCKLGISSSRSLAAQLTKELAASGLDRDPNAKHLHIKTSGCFNSCGQHHVADMGFLGVSRNVGGRRVPHFQLVVGGQWTNNGGSYGLAIGAVPSKRVPEMVKRLTTRYAKERQGEETFAAFTTRIGKKTIRAMVEELQALPTYDQDPSYYSDWGDPREYTISDMGEGECAGEVVPIVEVGLAAAEREIFESQILLDESKLQGAADRAFSAMLQAARALTREKAPNLGTDAAEIVAEFRRHFYDTRLFFDPFAGGKFAHYFFRANDDREKTATKDTVHQLIEEATLFVDAAHQCYLRLGAALGGPAAAVTVRS
- the tal gene encoding transaldolase — protein: MTHLESLKKYTVIVADTGDLEAIAKHKPQDATTNPSLLLKASQQPAYRHLVDEALAYGAKQPGDDAHRTAAFMDKMAVNFGCEVLKLVAGRVSTEVDATYSFDTEGSIKKAREFIELYRQAGVDRNRILIKLGTTWEGIKAAEQLEKEGIHCNMTLLFSFAQAVACAEAKVTLISPFVGRIYDFYLKDRGVKDIPPGEDPGVASVVRIYNHYKKFDYKTQVMGASFRKADQIELLAGCDLLTISPELLTELGNRQGEIERRLSPEIAKASDAQPVHLDEKTFRFQHNEDPMAVDKLADGIRKFNADARKLEKWASGLMAKAA
- the pgi gene encoding glucose-6-phosphate isomerase, with the protein product MTREQAWGALEQHQKQVVGLHMRELFAREPDRFDRLSLRLGDLLLDYSKNRVTDHTMALLRELARACDVESKRDRMFAGARINVTENRPVLHVALRNRANRPILVDGKDVMLDVNAALSHMRSFSDAVRSGAWTGYSGQRIRDVVNVGIGGSDLGPLMVTEALRPYGHPELTMHFVSNVDGTHMAETLKRVSPETTLFLIASKTFTTQETMTNALTARRWFLETAQADAHVAKHFVALSTNTKEVTKFGIDAQNMFVFWDWVGGRYSLWSSIGLSIALSIGFQNFEHLLEGAFEVDEHFRTAPLEQNLPVTMALLGVWYANFFGAASHAVLPYDQYMHRFAAYLQQGDMESNGKGVTLDSQPITAYQTGPVIWGEPGTNGQHAFYQLIHQGTRLIPCDFLAAVETHNPIGQHHKLLLANFFAQTEALMKGRTAEEARAEVAAQGLSGAALEALAPHKVFTGNRPTNSILYQRLDPKTLGKLVALYEHKIFVQGAIWQVNSFDQWGVELGKKLANAIIPELDDDRAVISHDASTNALINEWKSRRV